One part of the Solanum dulcamara chromosome 3, daSolDulc1.2, whole genome shotgun sequence genome encodes these proteins:
- the LOC129883028 gene encoding pentatricopeptide repeat-containing protein At3g22690: MATVVTLSLSPLLSTTQTQSNRISTTTNLIKSCKNLNEIKQLHAHFTKQGFNQDPGFLGKLIAKCSELGSYDSMEYAQIAFDSFCSSNEEGYDNTYKFNSLIKGYSLAGLFYDSVLVYVRMVVECVEPDGYTFPLVLSACAKDGRFSEGIQVISLALKWGFGDDVFVLNSLIHLYGECGEVGKARRVFDKMSERNLVSWTCLISGYARSEKVEEAVALFFEMIQHGGMPNSVTMVCVISACAKLGDLGLAERVCGYIGEAGLKVNTVMVNALVDMYMKCGSMGKAKRLFEECVDRNLVLYNTILSNYVRNGMVREALEVLGEMLSCGGPCPDRVTLLSSISASTEMADVFLGKQCHAYVLRNRLENWDSIGNAIIDMYMKCGSQEWACRVFDQMSNKTVVSWNSLIAGFLRNGDVEAACRTFNEMPESDLVSWNTMIGGLVQQSMFEDAIHLFRVMQNEGIKADRVTMVSVASACGYLGANDLAKWIYNYIEKYEIHLDMQLSTVIVDMFARCGDPASAMKVFNKMKERDVSAWTAAIGAMAMEGNGRRAVELFYEMLREGVKPDQVVFVTVLTACSHGGLVGEGMEIFKSMKEIHSVSPQIVHYGCIVDMLGRAGLLKEAVDIIKNMPMKPNDAVWGAFLAACKMHKNNEMATYAVDMISESSPDKAGIHVLLSNIYALGGKWADVAKVRMSMKERGIKKNPGSSSVEVNGNIHEFTSGDEFHPEHTHICLMLDEMNCRVREAGHVPDLTNVLMDVDEQEKEFLLNRHSEKIAMAYGLISTSQGHPIRIVKNLRMCSDCHSFAKFVSKVYDRHIVVRDNNRFHFFQGGLCSCGDYW, translated from the coding sequence ATGGCAACGGTCGTAACTCTGTCTCTTTCCCCTCTTCTCTCCACTACACAAACTCAATCCAATCGAATTTCAACAACAACCAACTTAATAAAATCCTGCAAAAATCTCAACGAAATCAAACAACTTCACGCCCATTTCACAAAACAAGGGTTCAATCAAGACCCGGGGTTTCTCGGTAAACTCATTGCTAAATGCTCCGAACTGGGTTCTTACGATAGCATGGAATATGCACAAATAGCATTTGACAGTTTCTGTAGTAGTAACGAAGAAGGTTATGATAATACATACAAGTTCAATTCATTGATTAAAGGGTATTCTTTAGCGGGTTTGTTTTATGATTCTGTATTGGTTTATGTTAGAATGGTTGTTGAATGCGTGGAGCCTGATGGGTATACTTTTCCTTTGGTTTTGAGTGCTTGTGCGAAGGATGGGAGATTTTCTGAAGGAATTCAAGTCATAAGTTTGGCTTTGAAATGGGGTTTTGGTGATGATGTGTTTGTTTTGAATTCATTGATACATTTGTATGGTGAATGTGGGGAGGTGGGTAAAGCAAGGAGAGTGTTTGATAAAATGTCTGAGAGAAATTTAGTGTCTTGGACTTGTTTGATTTCCGGGTATGCGAGGAGCGAGAAGGTTGAAGAGGCGGTTGCTTTGTTTTTCGAAATGATACAGCATGGTGGTATGCCGAATTCTGTGACAATGGTGTGTGTGATTTCGGCTTGTGCAAAGTTGGGGGATTTGGGATTGGCGGAAAGAGTGTGTGGTTATATTGGGGAGGCAGGATTGAAGGTTAATACTGTTATGGTAAATGCTCttgtagatatgtatatgaaatgtggatCTATGGGTAAGGCAAAAAGGCTTTTTGAGGAATGTGTTGATCGTAATTTGGTACTTTACAACACAATTTTATCAAACTATGTACGGAATGGGATGGTAAGGGAAGCACTTGAGGTCTTGGGTGAAATGCTATCCTGTGGAGGACCTTGTCCGGATAGAGTAACTTTGTTGTCTTCTATATCAGCCTCTACAGAGATGGCTGATGTTTTCTTAGGAAAGCAGTGTCACGCATATGTTTTGAGGAACAGGTTAGAGAATTGGGATTCCATTGGTAATGCCATCATTGATATGTACATGAAGTGTGGGAGTCAAGAATGGGCTTGCAGAGTTTTTGATCAGATGTCAAACAAGACAGTAGTCTCATGGAATTCACTTATTGCTGGCTTTCTGAGAAATGGTGATGTGGAAGCAGCTTGCAGAACTTTCAATGAGATGCCTGAGAGTGATCTCGTGTCGTGGAACACCATGATTGGTGGTTTGGTACAGCAGAGCATGTTTGAGGATGCAATTCATCTATTTCGTGTAATGCAGAATGAGGGGATTAAAGCAGATAGAGTGACAATGGTCAGTGTTGCATCTGCATGTGGATACTTAGGTGCGAATGATCTTGCTAAGTGGATATATAATTACATTGAGAAGTACGAAATTCATCTAGATATGCAGCTAAGTACCGTGATTGTTGACATGTTTGCTAGGTGTGGCGATCCTGCAAGTGCGATGAAAGTGTTCAACAAAATGAAAGAGAGGGATGTCTCTGCCTGGACTGCAGCAATCGGGGCCATGGCTATGGAAGGAAATGGTAGGCGGGCAGTCGAACTATTCTATGAGATGCTTCGGGAAGGGGTGAAACCTGATCAAGTTGTGTTTGTGACTGTACTGACAGCATGTAGCCATGGGGGCTTAGTAGGAGAAGGAATGGAAATTTTTAAGAGCATGAAAGAGATCCATAGCGTCTCACCACAGATAGTGCATTATGGGTGCATTGTTGATATGCTTGGTCGCGCTGGCTTATTGAAAGAAGCTGTTGATATAATAAAAAACATGCCAATGAAGCCCAATGATGCAGTTTGGGGGGCTTTTCTTGCTGCTTgtaaaatgcataaaaacaaCGAGATGGCAACTTATGCAGTTGATATGATCTCTGAATCATCCCCAGATAAAGCTGGGATCCATGTGCTTCTTTCAAATATTTATGCTCTGGGAGGGAAGTGGGCTGATGTTGCCAAGGTAAGGATGTCCATGAAGGAAAGAGGGATAAAGAAGAACCCCGGTTCAAGCTCAGTCGAGGTGAATGGGAACATTCATGAGTTTACTTCAGGTGATGAGTTTCACCCAGAACACACACACATTTGCCTAATGCTAGACGAAATGAACTGCAGGGTTAGAGAGGCAGGTCATGTACCTGATCTAACAAATGTTCTGATGGATGTTGATGAACAAGAGAAAGAATTCTTGCTTAATCGACACAGCGAGAAAATAGCCATGGCATATGGACTCATCTCTACATCTCAGGGACATCCCATTCGTATAGTGAAAAACCTTCGCATGTGCTCAGATTGTCATTCATTTGCAAAGTTTGTTTCAAAAGTATATGACCGGCATATTGTTGTCCGAGATAACAACCGTTTCCATTTTTTCCAAGGAGGGTTGTGTTCTTGTGGTGATTATTGGTAG
- the LOC129883029 gene encoding serine/threonine-protein kinase STY13-like isoform X1 produces MDLNSKEKVEEVSKLEGIGGVSNNNMESKSLRSISSKDMIFRADKIDLKSLDVQLEKHLSRVWSSNLEKQNQQRPKEVWEIDPLKLEIKYLVAKGTYGTVYRGTYDNQDVAVKLLDWGEDGMATAAETAALRASFRQEVAVWHKLDNPNVTKFVGASMGTSNLKIPSKNPSEDYTTLPSRACCVLVEFLHGGTLKNYLYKNRKKKLAFKIVHQLALDLARGLSYLHSKKIVHRDVKAENMLLDTSRNLKIADFGVARVEAQNPKDMTGETGTLGYMAPEVLDGKPYNRKCDVYSFGICLWEIYCCDLPYPDLSFAEVSSAVVRQNLRPEVPKCCPSSLSHIMKKCWDANPDKRPEMDEVVKLLEAIDTSKGGGMLPEDQVIKGCFCLVRICKNLLTRTSRSPPLIWMYCSGFAIFHQIAIVSAFSFQENSDVFNPLARLTQIVPDKPTMGILALSIEEDFI; encoded by the exons ATGGATTTGAATAGTAAGGAGAAAGTTGAAGAAGTGTCCAAATTGGAGGGGATAGGTGGAGTTAGTAATAACAATATGGAATCGAAGAGTCTTCGAAGCATTAGTAGCAAAGATATGATATTCAGGGCTGACAAAATTGATCTGAAAAGCTTGGATGTTCAATTGGAAAAGCATTTGAGTCGCGTTTGGTCGAGCAATTTAGAGAAACAAAATCAACAAAGGCCTAAGGAAGTATGGGAGATTGATCCTTTAAAGTTGGAAATAAAGTATCTTGTAGCTAAGGGAACCTATGGTACCGTTTATCGTGGTACCTATGACAATCAAGATGTTGCAG TGAAACTGTTGGACTGGGGAGAGGATGGCATGGCCACAGCTGCTGAAACTGCTGCTCTGCGGGCATCATTTCGGCAGGAGGTTGCTGTTTGGCACAAACTTGACAATCCAAATGTTACAAAA TTCGTTGGTGCTTCTATGGGTACTTCAAATCTTAAGATTCCTTCGAAGAATCCTTCTGAAGATTACACCACCCTTCCTTCTCGGGCTTGTTGTGTTCTTGTGGAATTTCTCCATGGTGGAACATTGAAAAACTACTTGTACAAAAACAGGAAAAAGAAACTTGCCTTTAAGATTGTCCATCAGCTTGCTCTTGATTTGGCCAGAGG GCTGAGCTATCTGCactcaaaaaaaattgtacaTCGTGATGTAAAAGCTGAAAACATGTTGTTAGACACTAgtagaaatttaaaaattgcTGATTTTGGAGTTGCTCGTGTTGAAGCACAAAATCCCAAAGACATGACCGGGGAAACTGGAACCCTTGGGTACATGGCCCCAGAG GTACTTGATGGCAAGCCCTACAACAGAAAATGTGATGTATATAGCTTTGGTATTTGCTTATGGGAAATTTATTGCTGTGATCTCCCATATCCAGATCTTAGCTTTGCTGAAGTTTCTTCTGCCGTTGTTAGACAG AATTTGCGACCAGAAGTCCCCAAATGTTGTCCAAGCTCTCTATCACATATCATGAAGAAATGCTGGGATGCAAATCCAGACAAACGACCTGAAATGGATGAGGTAGTGAAATTGTTGGAAGCCATTGACACAAGCAAAGGAGGAGGAATGTTACCCGAAGACCAAGTTATAAAAGGCTGTTTCTGCCTTGTTCGTA TCTGCAAGAATCTATTGACAAGAACCTCTCGTTCTCCTCCCTTGATATGGATGTACTGCTCAGGCTTCGCTATTTTTCACCAGATTGCAATTGTTTCTGCCTTTTCATTTCAGGAAAACTCCGATGTTTTTAATCCACTGGCCCGACTAACCCAGATTGTGCCAGACAAACCCACTATGGGGATTCTAGCGCTTTCTATCGAAGAAGATTTCATTTAA
- the LOC129881828 gene encoding homocysteine S-methyltransferase 2-like, with protein sequence MGLKSGSTFLSDFLRQCGGYAVIDGGLATELERHGADLNDPLWSAKCLVSSPHLIRRVHLDYLEAGANIIISSSYQATLQGFEARGISRDESEALLKRSVEIACEARNIYNDRASKGSWDDFGDGTGLKRNPVLVAASVGSYGAYLADGSEYSGIYGDAITVKTLKDFHRRRVQVLANSGADLIAFETTPNKIEAQAYAELLEEEAVNIPAWFSFSSKDGANVVSGDSIVECASIADSCKQVVGIGINCTPPRYIQGLIQLIRKVTSKPILVYPNSGETYDGQKKEWEASRGVAADDFVPYVDKWCEAGASLVGGCCRTTPNTIRAISKVLSSRSHRV encoded by the exons atgggaTTGAAAAGTGGGTCGACATTTTTGAGTGATTTCCTCCGGCAGTGTGGTGGCTACGCCGTGATAGACGGTGGACTGGCGACGGAGCTGGAAAGGCACGGTGCTGACTTAAATGATCCTCTTTGGAGTGCAAAATGCCTTGTTAGCTCTCCTCATCTAATAAGAAGG GTGCATCTAGATTACCTGGAAGCTGGTGCCAACATTATAATCTCATCATCTTATCAG GCAACCCTTCAGGGATTTGAAGCCAGGGGAATTTCAAGGGATGAAAGTGAAGCATTACTCAAAAGAAGCGTGGAGATAGCATGTGAAGCGCGAAACATATATAACGACAGAGCTTCCAAAGGTTCTTGGGATGATTTTGGTGACGGAACCGGTTTGAAACGTAATCCGGTTTTGGTTGCAGCGTCTGTGGGAAGCTACGGAGCTTATTTGGCAGATGGTTCTGAATATAG TGGAATTTATGGTGATGCAATTACTGTGAAAACTCTGAAAGATTTTCATCGAAGGAGAGTTCAGGTTCTTGCGAATTCAGGTGCTGATTTAATTGCATTCGAGACAACTCCAAATAAAATTGAAGCTCAG GCTTATGCTGAGCTTCTTGAGGAAGAGGCTGTTAACATTCCTGCCTGGTTTTCCTTCAGTTCTAAAGATGGTGCCAATGTAGTCAGTGGAGATTCCATTGTtgaatgtgcttcaattgctgATTCGTGTAAGCAAGTTGTTGGAATTGGAATCAATTGTACCCCTCCGAGATACATTCAGGGGCTGATTCAATTGATCCGAAAG GTAACAAGTAAACCAATACTTGTATATCCTAACAGCGGTGAGACTTATGATGGTCAAAAGAAGGAATGGGAG GCTTCAAGGGGCGTTGCAGCGGACGATTTCGTGCCATACGTGGACAAGTGGTGCGAGGCTGGGGCATCTCTCGTCGGAGGTTGCTGCAGGACCACCCCAAATACCATTAGAGCTATTTCCAAGGTTCTCTCCAGCAGGTCTCACAGGGTTTAA
- the LOC129883029 gene encoding serine/threonine-protein kinase STY13-like isoform X2, translating into MDLNSKEKVEEVSKLEGIGGVSNNNMESKSLRSISSKDMIFRADKIDLKSLDVQLEKHLSRVWSSNLEKQNQQRPKEVWEIDPLKLEIKYLVAKGTYGTVYRGTYDNQDVAVKLLDWGEDGMATAAETAALRASFRQEVAVWHKLDNPNVTKFVGASMGTSNLKIPSKNPSEDYTTLPSRACCVLVEFLHGGTLKNYLYKNRKKKLAFKIVHQLALDLARGLSYLHSKKIVHRDVKAENMLLDTSRNLKIADFGVARVEAQNPKDMTGETGTLGYMAPEVLDGKPYNRKCDVYSFGICLWEIYCCDLPYPDLSFAEVSSAVVRQNLRPEVPKCCPSSLSHIMKKCWDANPDKRPEMDEVVKLLEAIDTSKGGGMLPEDQVIKGCFCLVRRKLRCF; encoded by the exons ATGGATTTGAATAGTAAGGAGAAAGTTGAAGAAGTGTCCAAATTGGAGGGGATAGGTGGAGTTAGTAATAACAATATGGAATCGAAGAGTCTTCGAAGCATTAGTAGCAAAGATATGATATTCAGGGCTGACAAAATTGATCTGAAAAGCTTGGATGTTCAATTGGAAAAGCATTTGAGTCGCGTTTGGTCGAGCAATTTAGAGAAACAAAATCAACAAAGGCCTAAGGAAGTATGGGAGATTGATCCTTTAAAGTTGGAAATAAAGTATCTTGTAGCTAAGGGAACCTATGGTACCGTTTATCGTGGTACCTATGACAATCAAGATGTTGCAG TGAAACTGTTGGACTGGGGAGAGGATGGCATGGCCACAGCTGCTGAAACTGCTGCTCTGCGGGCATCATTTCGGCAGGAGGTTGCTGTTTGGCACAAACTTGACAATCCAAATGTTACAAAA TTCGTTGGTGCTTCTATGGGTACTTCAAATCTTAAGATTCCTTCGAAGAATCCTTCTGAAGATTACACCACCCTTCCTTCTCGGGCTTGTTGTGTTCTTGTGGAATTTCTCCATGGTGGAACATTGAAAAACTACTTGTACAAAAACAGGAAAAAGAAACTTGCCTTTAAGATTGTCCATCAGCTTGCTCTTGATTTGGCCAGAGG GCTGAGCTATCTGCactcaaaaaaaattgtacaTCGTGATGTAAAAGCTGAAAACATGTTGTTAGACACTAgtagaaatttaaaaattgcTGATTTTGGAGTTGCTCGTGTTGAAGCACAAAATCCCAAAGACATGACCGGGGAAACTGGAACCCTTGGGTACATGGCCCCAGAG GTACTTGATGGCAAGCCCTACAACAGAAAATGTGATGTATATAGCTTTGGTATTTGCTTATGGGAAATTTATTGCTGTGATCTCCCATATCCAGATCTTAGCTTTGCTGAAGTTTCTTCTGCCGTTGTTAGACAG AATTTGCGACCAGAAGTCCCCAAATGTTGTCCAAGCTCTCTATCACATATCATGAAGAAATGCTGGGATGCAAATCCAGACAAACGACCTGAAATGGATGAGGTAGTGAAATTGTTGGAAGCCATTGACACAAGCAAAGGAGGAGGAATGTTACCCGAAGACCAAGTTATAAAAGGCTGTTTCTGCCTTGTTCGTA GAAAACTCCGATGTTTTTAA
- the LOC129883030 gene encoding protein XRI1, whose amino-acid sequence MNFNPESDMWKWRDSYSLGDDPDVDISDCLLSKGEDISFMFDDERTPVKSCGELTYHGSIYENNDKETQRYNESSSQVKRRRMLQFESEASDAPLITEELSSSFLNSQETDTSVEEFISEMSQWVSGFSENMSSSGNGGLDQSSEGWVASCLNDSQMHVSPEDISASDIQLDISEICNTPPECESNVVQERPVQTRKNVVFKGRKSYMRAPTKAASSVVYPFAFVKPCGVHGDVTLKDINQRIRTPKLKTPQNSEDPSVAYPKSAFSGKPVVGKTTIPTEGGKGSITIMRTKG is encoded by the exons ATGAATTTCAATCCTGAAAG TGACATGTGGAAATGGCGTGACAGTTACTCTCTTGGAGATGATCCCGATGTTG ATATATCAGATTGCTTGTTGAGCAAAGGTGAAGACATTTCCTTTATGTTTGATGATGAAAGAACTCCAGTTAAGTCCTGTGGAGAGTTGACTTACCATGGTAGCATCTATG AAAACAATGACAAGGAAACCCAGAGATACAATGAGTCATCCTCACAAGTGAAAAGGCGCAGAATGCTACAGTTTGAATCAGAAGCATCAGATGCACCACTTATCACCGAGGAACTATCATCATCATTTTTAAATTCGCAG GAGACCGATACTTCTGTTGAAGAATTCATCTCTGAAATGTCACAGTGGGTTTCGGGATTTTCAG AGAACATGTCTTCGTCTGGTAATGGGGGGCTGGATCAGTCTTCGGAAGGATGGGTTGCTAGTTGTTTGAACGATTCTCAGATGCATGTGAGCCCTGAGGATAT CTCGGCCTCTGATATTCAGCTTGATATTTCAG AGATTTGCAACACCCCGCCTGAATGTGAATCTAATGTGGTTCAAGAGCGCCCTGTACAGACTCGTAAAAATGTTGTTTTCAAAG GTAGGAAATCATATATGCGAGCTCCTACAAAAGCTGCCTCCTCTGTTGTCTATCCATTTGCTTTTGTTAAACCATGTGGTGTCCATGGAGATGTGACTCTGAAAGACATAAACCAGCGGATACGCACCCCAAAATTGAAGACACCACAGAATAGCGAAGATCCTTCAGTTGCATACCCAAAGTCTGCTTTCTCTGGTAAGCCTGTCGTTGGAAAGACCACAATTCCAACAGAAGGAGGAAAAGGCAGCATTACCATAATGAGGACAAAGGGATAA